Proteins encoded in a region of the bacterium genome:
- a CDS encoding phosphatidylglycerol lysyltransferase domain-containing protein, whose translation MDELKSLNRRLLIIIPRSIAVKVAALITLGSGLVNLNSVIGPGLPERMALLRNVFPLEFLNLSRFLTVLIGFALVISSINIYNRKKRAFKGVLTLAILSIVFHMSKSLDYEEALFSLFLAVMLFLSRKEFTVKSSTPDIQTGVIRVSISLLIALAYGITGFWFLDRSQFGINFTISNSIRETLLFFSLQGDPGIVPHTHHAQWFLDSLYLVTVTALVYSLFTLFRPVIYIFRILPGERELARQIVTNHGRSSLDYYKFWPDKSFFFSQTQQTFIAYRVGGNYALALGDPVGPEDEIEGIIRDFAEFCQENGWGIGFHQTIPDFLPVYNRLGFRNLKIGDDAIIDLNQFTLEGREKKKIRQKLNQLEESGIHTVHYDPPIPKIILAELKDISDDWLKIPGRRERGFTLGKFEQYYVQSTPVFAAADRDGKLLGYINIIPSYRKGEVTADLMRHRIDAPNGIMDFIFVSYFGYLREKGAERFNLGMAPMSGFQENEDASLEERSIHFFFQNLNFLFSFRGLKQYKAKYATSWEPRYLIYKNTLDLPRLALAIGKVSELKET comes from the coding sequence ATGGATGAATTGAAATCCCTCAACCGTCGTCTCCTCATCATCATCCCCCGGTCAATTGCCGTCAAGGTTGCCGCATTGATAACCCTCGGCAGCGGACTGGTCAATCTTAATTCGGTCATCGGCCCGGGGCTGCCCGAACGTATGGCGCTCCTCCGGAATGTTTTTCCTCTCGAATTCCTCAATCTCTCACGGTTTCTTACCGTTCTCATAGGTTTTGCTCTCGTTATTTCCTCCATCAACATCTATAATCGCAAAAAACGGGCATTCAAAGGTGTTCTGACACTGGCGATTTTATCGATAGTGTTTCATATGTCAAAATCCCTCGATTATGAAGAGGCGCTTTTTTCGCTCTTTCTGGCCGTGATGCTGTTCCTTTCGAGAAAAGAATTTACCGTAAAAAGCAGCACTCCCGATATCCAGACCGGAGTTATCCGTGTAAGCATTTCCCTGCTGATTGCGCTGGCTTATGGAATTACCGGTTTCTGGTTTCTCGACCGTTCACAGTTCGGAATCAATTTCACCATATCCAATTCCATTCGCGAAACGCTCCTGTTCTTTTCACTCCAGGGTGACCCGGGTATAGTCCCGCACACACATCATGCACAGTGGTTTCTCGATTCGCTGTACCTGGTTACCGTCACAGCCCTGGTATATTCACTGTTCACACTGTTCAGGCCGGTAATTTATATTTTCAGGATACTCCCGGGAGAACGCGAGCTCGCACGGCAAATTGTGACGAATCACGGGCGTTCATCGCTCGATTATTATAAATTCTGGCCGGATAAATCGTTCTTTTTTTCTCAGACGCAGCAAACCTTCATCGCATACCGCGTCGGAGGGAACTATGCGCTTGCTTTAGGTGACCCGGTCGGCCCGGAAGATGAAATAGAGGGGATTATCCGCGATTTCGCCGAATTCTGTCAGGAAAACGGCTGGGGTATCGGATTTCACCAGACGATTCCCGATTTCCTGCCTGTCTACAACCGCCTTGGATTCAGAAATCTGAAAATCGGAGATGATGCAATCATTGACCTCAATCAGTTCACTCTCGAAGGCCGTGAAAAAAAGAAAATCAGGCAGAAACTCAATCAACTGGAAGAAAGCGGAATTCATACTGTCCACTATGATCCTCCCATTCCTAAAATTATTCTCGCAGAATTGAAAGATATTTCTGACGATTGGCTGAAAATCCCGGGGCGCCGCGAACGGGGTTTTACACTCGGTAAATTCGAACAATATTATGTCCAGTCTACTCCGGTTTTTGCGGCAGCTGACAGGGACGGGAAACTGCTGGGATACATAAATATCATCCCGTCGTACCGAAAGGGTGAGGTGACAGCCGATCTCATGAGGCACCGGATAGATGCCCCCAATGGAATCATGGATTTTATCTTCGTCAGCTATTTCGGCTATCTCAGGGAAAAGGGAGCCGAACGGTTCAATCTCGGTATGGCCCCGATGTCCGGTTTTCAGGAAAATGAGGATGCATCCCTTGAGGAGCGCTCCATTCACTTCTTTTTCCAGAACCTGAATTTCCTTTTCAGCTTCCGGGGCTTGAAACAATACAAAGCGAAATACGCCACTTCATGGGAACCCCGGTATCTGATTTATAAAAATACGCTCGACCTGCCGCGGCTCGCTCTTGCCATAGGGAAAGTATCGGAATTGAAAGAAACGTAA